A region of the Littorina saxatilis isolate snail1 linkage group LG12, US_GU_Lsax_2.0, whole genome shotgun sequence genome:
acgaacatgactttgatcgtctttgacatgaggatcaagtgacccaaactggcacgtctcggccccgccattgtttctgaatttaacccattgttgatattaaagtttacaggcgctaaaataaatccaagcttaatgcaaagaagcgacaattagaatgtatgccaagcgtgtccacgttgctgggatgaaaaacacatttctagtttcggttttggctacacgcagactcgatctcgaaccagtcgaggtcacactgagcgagtgacagccggacgtggcaatgtcgacaatgtcaatgatctcactcaaactcaaagatcttgaacaaatttcaagatctttgcctacattcagaacagtcatagagcaacatagatcaacataccttgatatttcgtcttcggaaagaccgacccgtagcctgacctttccgccaaggaaggcattctcgccgcctgctttgatctggcttgaatccacaaaatataacagaagttcgatgacagtaccgctgcacgccatttttgatcttcgaattcgaatttgactgaatgcactcaaaacttttgcacgaagcccttccattggatgaagtttggcagacttttgcaatttgccttctgattggatctctttttgtgtgtgattggttcttttaaagggaagcaatcgctgtcaaaatcatatttctgaatgtgttgttgcttccccttcaatcgggattggctccttgacgaatagaggatcatagaatattacagctgtgaaaaatgtacgttgaaaataaaatgctttgcaataatgcccatcacgatcacgaaaacaaatgacgatcacgatcacgagacttgatttttttgtcatcacggatcacgggcaaagtcccatcacgatcacagaaatggaaatttcggcaatcacggtcacagaaaggtaaaaaaacgccaatcacgatcacgattttaaaccctttggggccctcagtgtagccgtttgaaaattcattgtagtattccagcgtagtactcatagtaggatatccttatttggaaaatgccaagcgcaaaactcctctcatatcctgtgcatttcgtgcgtttaaaaaaagtgtggacagcgctccagtgtcaaactgttgctgcacttgtttgggcgtggctataagcatagtgacatgaatttgattggtcagtatttttaggcaaagcacatgttctcagcaaacagaaaacaaaatattggaagcgtgagtcacgctacccaaaaataaaatctttttttacatatatttttttttctataactttttcccccatggttcattcatcatctgacataactttttagcgaaatctaaccataagattattgaaaaaaagcaaaaatgtagacgaccacctttaaggtgaaagtgtgagagtgaATGTTGTGTCTAACAGGGCGAATGGTCGATTGATTGTTCACAGTGTTGATGTATGTTGTTGTATATGTATTCAAGTTTGAATAAATATATTATTGCCATTTTACCCTGTGTTGTGTTGGATTTAAGCTTGTACTTGTTATTATTCCACATGGGTACCCCGCTAATGATCTGTTGTTGACATCTAAAGCCCTTGGTATTTTCAATTATTATTGATTTTGAGTCGTCGAGTATTGAAGACATAGATTGAAGATTTGACTCTTAAAGGCAGAACATTTTATGGTGACTCTTGACAAACCATAACTTAATACGAAAAATATGTTCAGCTGTGACATTGAATGTCAAGCTTGTGGCCATGTTATTACAGATTAGGCGCTGTAAATACTAGCCAGACAGCTAAGCAAATGGACACTGACAACCATCAAGAAGCCGCACAGGCACCTTTTAAACTAGACATCGATCAATGACTCACAGTCATGCAGTCAGTTGTGTTCTGTTTGTACGTGTTTAGTTATTTGCATGCTGATAATGTTTTATGTTTCACCGAAATCTGTAAATGATTAGTCAGTGCTCGCTTGGCTACTGGGGTATGGTAGAGACGTGAGGGGaggcggggagagagagagaaagagagagagagagagagagagagagagagagagagagagagagagagagatttgaacATTATTTAACGTTCAGAATGAATTTTTCCATTCTTCAACCAATGCGAGTTCTTCAGTAGTATTCAGTCAGAGTTTACATAAATGCATAATTGGTCTTGTACGTTAACCTGACAGAACATCTGATCGTTGCTATGTTGGTTTTTGGTTTCGATAAGAAAAGCAAACCTTTCGAGTTTTTACTCTCTGAACATGATGCTTAAAGCATGCGATGCAATGCACTTACAATGTGTGATCGGATATAAAATGACTCTTAGATGGCTTGTGTTTTAGAAAAGTTATCATTGTTTACTGATAGGTAGTTGTAATTCACacgcacaaaaaacaaaatttggggggggggggggggggggggtgatgccATTTTTGTTTCTTATATAAGCTACCACATACATTAACTTCAAAAACTCCCACTTCCTGCAGCTTATATTGCTTTTGGCTCAGTTTTGCTTCCAAAATGTTCGTTACTGTTGACAATTCTtacattatttgttttgtttctgtttttttgttgcgccatatatatacaaaaaggCAAATAATGTagcacaaacaagaacaaggtTAGCTTTGAGGTTTTTCATTTTCCATAATCTAGGATGAAAAAGACATAAAATGTGTATGTCTACCGAACCCCCCAAAAAGATACTATAGCTCGCATTGGACAACTTATTACCTTAATATTTTATAATATACCTTAATATACTTTTAAGTCCCGCCACTGGCTGCGACCTTGTAACTGATTTGACAGAGTGTACAAGCCAAATGTGGTATGATTTACCTAAATAGTTTAAGAAAGAATCTTCTTAGTGTACTATACTTTTGTTGCAGAATTGAAGGACTGAACGAGATCAGCCATTTGCGTCTGGATCGGGAGAACATCGGACAGATAGATAGCCTGGAGCTCCTGGGCTCAAAGGTCACCAATATCTACCTGCAGCAGAATCGCATCACCTGGATTCAGAACCTGGAATGTCTGCCCAACCTGCAGTTTCTGATGCTGGCGGGGAACCGGATTAAGACTGTGGAAAACCTGAAGCACCTGAGCCGTTTGCTATTTCTGGATCTGTCTGACAATGCTATTGAAGACTTTGACATTGGTGAGATGCTTTTGATACTGATGAGGTGCTTTGGCATTGCCTAGATTATATTGACATAGGTGAAGTATTGCCTTGAATGCACTGGAAAACCACACCAGTCTCTTCATTTAGAATTTTTCTCTCCTGTAGTGCAAGCTAGGATGTCAACATGTTATTTTGGGCTGACTCCTGGTTATAAGAATTTCCATTGTGTTGATTTATTTATACCTTAGTCAGACCTGGGAATTTAACCCCTGTTTTGCTCTTGGAGTATTAttaaacaaacttggtgtattttcaaaaaaatgggcgtactccacacagcatttgaacatccatgattcaaacatgcttcacttgtgtccgtcgcaccgttaattaagtttaccaatacatttaaaacaaatgcttctttcaatgtttactgacaaaaactgttatcatgtgtcaaaataccggatcagcttcgggatgcgcttgtgaagacaTTAGTAGTCCAGGAatttttttcgtcttttttttttcactgaCCGTATTccagacaatcatgcgtacaaaatacggcgaaatcgtagggttcccaggtctgcttaGTGCATTTATTGTACAGTACTAATTGCTCACTTAAATTTTAGTAgtgcttttgttcttttttcagaTGAATTTCCACAGTCATTAATCATACTGAATCTGCATGGGAACCCATGTTGTGACAAGCCTGACTACAGGTCTGTTGAGTTAGAGTTTGAATAACTGTCCTTTTCAAACAGTACTCTCTTGAACAAGTTTTTTTCTAATATATATTCCAGTATTTACACACATTatacaaaaccaaacaaaaattgTGGTCTCTGCAACAGCAAGCTGCCATATATATAGGCTGCAAGTTCAACACAAAATACAAGAGCAGAGCTCATTTCATTGAAACACTTAGTATTCAGTGGTACTGGGGATAACAAGGTACATGTATTGCTGTGTAGTatttttgatatatatatatatatatatatgtagacCAGGGTATACAAAAGTGTTATTTGTTATGAAAACATAAGACATGTATTATTTCAGCAAAAAGAAATGTCTTGAGGGGggaagttcttcttcttcagcgttccagaaattatggtgacgtgtgagctcgtatgcccatttgggttccccacactatactctgagagcatagtcagcttcactccgctttcgttgggtaggcacgcttggtattttcgtgtttccataacccaccggactccgacatggattacaggatcttttcggtgcgcacttggtcttgtgcttgcgtgtacacacgaaaggggttaagtcactagcaggtctgcacataagttgacctgggagatcggaaaaatctccactcttaacccaccaggcggcagcgaccgggattcgaactcacgacctcccgattaggaggcctacgtcttaccactgcgccacttcgcccgtcgaGGGGGGAAGTGTATCTTTTCGCTGCTGAATACAAAGGATGGATAATCAAAACTGCTTATTGAAAAGCTACAAACCAAACGCCAAGAGCTacataaacataacaaaaattatGATATGCAaagcctttaaaggcacagtaagcctcctgtaaaccatcagaGATactatactgtcaggcttttacacacagtacaaacaccctttcatttacacactcactgcttttgaacatccttggtgccctccgtaataaagagcgagcaattttcaaagaacttatatttgcgtggtttatcttacccctgagccatcgcgaacccgtgtgatatcccgtgtgatccagtttccttttttcacaatgtagttgtcagtttgtgatttcaatgggactcgctgtaagctcatctgcaatagcacgttattgtgtacctctgaatctaaatgCAACAAatggctgcgattcacacgaactagagcgatgacagttgactgttcagaggaacgggcgcgaggcagaaccgtcgtctgctacgagaaagacggtttgcgtgacacgtttccgggcttttcttttttcaaactttcaaaacttcgaatgtactgatcttgtcttgatgaaaaaggaattcttttatgatttaagaatgtttgtgtaacaagctgtcaatttattatctagattttaaaagttagttttAGCGCCTAAACAAGGCACCTCAGATTTGCTTTTCAGAGGGTCcatgaaaataaattctttgaaaattgctcgctctttacgtagggcacctaggatgttctcaagcagtgagtgtttaaacgaaagggtgtttgtactgtgtgtaaaagcctgacagtatctgtgatggtttacgggaggcttactgtgcctttaatgttttCTATCATGaattttattgcatttgtattTCAGGGAGTTTGCAATTTGGATAATACATCCATATTTTACTGGTTTTATATTATGGGAAGTTTGCAGTTGGGATAGTacatcagaaaatgatgtatgTGCTTTTTCTTGCAGCACCTTTGTATAAAAATGTGTCAGTTACATTCAACACGTGGATTTCAATAAGAAAAAGATTTTTTCAAAAGTTTACCCGTGGTTGTTTTTACTCCAGGGGTCGCATCGTGCAGGACCTGGCCAGCCTGAAACAGCTGGACGGAGAGGAGGTCAGCAGACTCGAGAAACACGAGGTGGGCTTCCATATCTCCAGCGAGGAAGAGGGGGATGACGATAACATATCAGACAATGACGAGTCTGATGAAAGATTGACAGGGGTCGGAACAGGGTTGTTTGCAGAGGCTGCAGAGCCCACAGCACCTTTCACAGGATACAGGAGCAGGCTGCCTGACATTGAAGGTGAGTTGATTTAATTAATCTTTAAGTTTAAGctgctctttttctttttgatcaATCAACTGTATAatcttgttgattttttttttttttttttttttttctttttttttttgttggttattgttttacatatgtctgtgtttgggttgacttaagtgttgtttgtggcggtgtcataatggagttgtttttttttcttctttttttgtgtggacaacgcctttattttcaaattttgcAATTATGAAAAAAGTGCATAGTGTAAAGGGTATTATGAAACACgaagtttcatttcattttcaaacaTGAATGTTAAATTTACGGGAGTACCATATCTAAatttgctaatgcacattttagcaataaGAACTAAATGGTTAATGATATCTAGACACACGTTGCCTGCATTTTCAACACAAACAACCCCAAGTAGTACAGATTTTGCGTTAAGTTTAACACGTACACCAGTTTTATCTAGTATAGTGTTTTCGACGTGTTTCCATAAAGGCTTAACTTTACTACAATCATAGAAAAAATGTTCGATGTAGTCTCTTTCATGTGTGCAgtatggacaatattcactgtcGGACAGTCCCATTTTTTGTAGAAGAATGTTTGTGGGATAGATGTTGTGAACAATTTTCCAGTGCAATTCTCGTAGTCTTGATtcttttgttgcgttttttgCTATAGACCAGCATGTTTCATTGACgtcaaaattaaatgtatttttCCAAAATAAGACAGAACAGGGAGTGGAATACTTCGTCTTTACAATAAATTGCCTAATCAGGTTTGCAGTCATATGGTTCGTACCGTTAAAGGCTAAATAGTGTTGTTCGTTAATATCAGATGTCACAAACTCTGGGTTGTTTCTCAAGTATCTGGAGACAGCGGCTCTAACGACCAAGTATTCCAGATAGAGATTTGGCGAGGGCCCTAAAATTTCATTTACCATTTCAAATGGCATAATAGTATTGTTGTGCAACACATCATTCACATATGTAAACCCTTTCTGAGCCCATTTCTGGTAATAAATAACCTGATTCTGGTAGATTATACCACTATTATTCCAAAGACACGTCATTTTTAACGATCCATGCCATGGAGTTTTACTATAGTCTAGCCATGTCGAGGCAACAcgttgccaaaaaacagacttaaTCTGATGAAAGCCTTTGAATTTTTTTGTTCCTATAGTAGTACTAAAACAAGCTAAGTTCCTTCCAAAAGATTGAAATGTTCCTCTTGGTATCCATGTCCACGTGCCATTCACATCCTTACTCGACAGTTTAATAAACCATTGACACAGGAATGAGTCTTGCATCACCTTGATATCTATCATATTTACCCCGCCCTGGTCTGTGTTACTGTTGACTACTacccttttcaccttttcaaatgctttcttatTACAGTCCCGTTTCCTCCACAAAAACCTATACAGTAGAGTGTTGATTTCTTTCAGCACCTTATCTGGCAAGCAGATGGActgtaacacatacacaaactgtgATAACAAAAAACTCTTAATTACGCAGATTTTTCCGAGAATACCCAGATTTCGTTTTTCCCAGTTTAGAATTATTCTTTTAACTTTAGCGATTTTTTCTTGCCAGTTCATCTCAATTTCGGATGCGCTTTTAGCGTTTGAGAAGTAAACTCCTAAGATTTTTATCTGGTTTACGCGTTTAAAGCCAAAATCATCcatgttttcatttcttttggAACCAATCAACATCATTTCGGACTTGTGCATGTTTAACTTAAGACATGATATTAAAGTAAATTGCTCCAGTATTTCCAAAACACAGTTAATGTCTTCTTCGTCTCTTAGAAACATGGTGATGTCATCAGCATATAACAATACTTTTAATATGTTGTCTGCTACGTTTAGCCCTTTTAGCTCTACACTCTGTCTAAAACGAATCGCTAGAAGTTCTACACCGATCACGAAGGCCAGAGGTGAGAAAGGACACCCCTGACGAATCCCGGAATTCACTTCAAAGTCTTCGGAAAGCCACCCGTTATAGCCAATACAACTTCTTGTATTAGCAAACAGAACTTGGACCCACTGAACAAAGTCTAGACCGAAGCCTAGCCTTCTAAAGGCACTAAGCatgtatttttgactcacatgcgaagcaaaagtgagtctatgtactcacccgagtcgtccgtccgtccgtccgtccggacgtccggacgtccggacgtccggaaaactttaacgttggatatttcttggacactattcagtctatcagtaccaaatttggcaagatggtgtatgatgacaaggccccaaaaaacatacatagcatcttgaccttgcttcaaggtcaaggtcgcaggggccataaatgttgcctaaaaaacagctatttttcacatttttcccattttctctgaagtttttgagattgaatacctcacctacatatgatatatagggcgaagtaagccccatcttttgataccagtttggtttaccttgcttcaaggtcaaggtcacaggagctcttcaaagttggattgtatacatattttgaagtgaccttgaccctgaactatggaagataactgtttcaaacttaaaaattatgtggggcacatgttatgctttcatcatgagacacatttggtcacatatgatcaaggtcaaggtcactttgacccttatgaaatgtgaccaaaataaggtagtgaaccactaaaagtgaccatatctcatggtagaaagagccaataagcaccattgtacttcctatgtcttgaattaacagctttgtgttgcatgaccttggatgaccttgaccttgggtcacatgtattttggtagaaaaaatgtgtaaagcagttcttagtgtatgatgtcattgctaggtttagttaccctaaaggtcgaggtcaagcatgtgagtcgtatgggctttgcccttcttgtttggaaatagAGTCAAAAGCAGCCTGAAAATCGAGTGCTAATAGTACACCAGGTTTTTCTTTAAGTCTGAAATATTCAATTACATCATCAATTGTTCTTAAATGAGTACTAACGTTCCGACCTTTTATATAACCCAACTGGTCCTCGTGTACAACGCTATCTATAACAGTACATAGTCGATTCGCTAAACATTTTGCTAACACTTTGTAATCTGCAtttgtcagtgaaattggcCTCCAGTTAGAGAGTTTGTCTTTCGGGAGGTTTTTCCCTTTATGAATAAGGGTTAACACAGCCGCCGTTTGTGAGTGCGACAAGTGACCGTTTTGAAACGACGCATTATAGGAGTGAACAACAAGGCCCTTTAACTTGACCCAGAAAAATTTCAGAAATTCAGTTGTAAGACCGTCAGTGCCAGGAGATGAGCCGTTATTTAACTTACTTAGCGCCCTAGAGGCCTCTTCAACACTTATTTCACCTTCACAAactttcttctcctcctctgtcAGACGAGGGGTTTCACAATTTTGCAAAAAAGAATCTGTATCGTTATCAATGTTGATGCTATTGTCACTGTACGCATATTTGTTTTCAAAGTAGTGTTTTTGAGCCTGCAGTATGTCAAACTGATCGACTAATACATCGCCATTATCAAGCTTGATGCTGGGAAACAATTTTGCACTGGCTCGAGATTTTTCAAGGTTTAAAAAgtactttgtatttttttccccttcatcAATCCATTTCATTCTAGATCGTGTCTGGGCACTTTTTAAGCGTTCATGCTCAAAGACTTCTAGTTGAAACTTCAGTGCCTCGcgattacgaagcagattttCATCAAGCGGTTGTTTGGCAAGTGATGATTCACACTGTG
Encoded here:
- the LOC138982358 gene encoding leucine-rich repeat-containing protein 46-like, with amino-acid sequence MDKLPDDGDIETSPENVPEVRPVRLSLHLIVKRHLPKEAESWSQEQVIEGLNEISHLRLDRENIGQIDSLELLGSKVTNIYLQQNRITWIQNLECLPNLQFLMLAGNRIKTVENLKHLSRLLFLDLSDNAIEDFDIDEFPQSLIILNLHGNPCCDKPDYRGRIVQDLASLKQLDGEEVSRLEKHEVGFHISSEEEGDDDNISDNDESDERLTGVGTGLFAEAAEPTAPFTGYRSRLPDIEVRIQDLSNEMLLRSQNRLEESLQVHRCREIEMDNIRIKNKTPKQEQKAPT